A single genomic interval of Nonomuraea rubra harbors:
- the ccsA gene encoding cytochrome c biogenesis protein CcsA — MSAEQLAELSDLFVVAAVLLYVVAMVFFAIDLAFGRTRQGRAQVARPAEVKQPVAVGAAVSGEAADPADLAGTAGTPSGGDAGTVDGEAPGAPAAAQAPGWSAKAGVVALVLAWVGWAANLGAIVTRGLAVDRWPWGNMYEFVVAICFAAVTAFLGTQLRHNVRFLGGFVMVAAALGLGLAVKVFYTAAGPVVPALNSYWIAIHVSAAIVASGLLTLAGVAGVLYLVRREGESRLPSRADLEKVAHRAIVFAFPLWTFAVIAGALWADRAWGRYWGWDPKEVWSFITWVAYAAYLHAKVTAGWRGKAATIVQLVAFGCLLFNLIGVNIFIDGLHSYADVD, encoded by the coding sequence ATGTCCGCTGAGCAACTCGCCGAGCTGAGCGACCTTTTCGTCGTCGCAGCCGTCCTGCTCTACGTCGTCGCCATGGTGTTCTTCGCGATCGACCTCGCCTTCGGCCGGACCCGGCAGGGCAGGGCGCAGGTGGCGCGGCCCGCCGAGGTCAAGCAGCCGGTCGCGGTCGGCGCGGCGGTGTCCGGCGAGGCCGCCGACCCTGCCGACCTCGCCGGGACCGCCGGGACGCCGTCCGGTGGAGACGCCGGCACCGTTGACGGTGAGGCGCCGGGAGCGCCCGCCGCCGCCCAGGCGCCGGGCTGGAGCGCGAAGGCCGGCGTGGTCGCGCTCGTGCTCGCCTGGGTGGGCTGGGCCGCCAACCTCGGGGCGATCGTCACGCGCGGTCTGGCCGTGGACCGGTGGCCGTGGGGCAACATGTACGAGTTCGTGGTCGCGATCTGCTTCGCCGCCGTGACCGCGTTCCTCGGCACCCAGCTCCGGCACAACGTGCGCTTCCTGGGCGGGTTCGTCATGGTCGCGGCGGCGCTCGGGCTCGGGCTGGCCGTCAAGGTGTTCTACACGGCCGCCGGTCCCGTGGTGCCCGCGCTGAACTCGTACTGGATCGCCATCCACGTCAGCGCGGCGATCGTCGCCAGCGGGCTGCTGACGCTGGCCGGCGTCGCCGGAGTGCTCTACCTGGTGCGGCGCGAAGGGGAGTCGCGGCTGCCGTCCCGCGCCGACCTGGAGAAGGTGGCGCACCGGGCGATCGTGTTCGCCTTCCCGCTGTGGACGTTCGCCGTGATCGCGGGCGCGCTCTGGGCCGACAGGGCCTGGGGCCGCTACTGGGGCTGGGACCCCAAGGAGGTGTGGTCGTTCATCACGTGGGTGGCCTACGCGGCCTACCTGCACGCGAAGGTGACGGCGGGCTGGCGGGGGAAGGCCGCGACCATCGTGCAGCTCGTGGCGTTCGGTTGCCTCCTGTTCAACCTGATCGGGGTCAACATCTTCATCGACGGCCTGCACAGCTACGCCGACGTGGACTAG
- a CDS encoding PLDc N-terminal domain-containing protein gives MAGVLIGLALLAFWLFSLFDVVTTPEDEVRNVPKPLWIIIVVVIPLLGGVVWMARGRPRAPRAAWPVPPGPGAPKGPDDDPDFLRDLDRRMRGDDVA, from the coding sequence ATGGCAGGTGTTCTGATCGGCCTGGCGCTGCTGGCCTTCTGGCTCTTCTCACTGTTCGACGTGGTCACCACCCCAGAAGACGAGGTACGGAACGTACCAAAGCCTCTCTGGATCATCATCGTCGTGGTCATCCCGCTGCTCGGCGGCGTGGTGTGGATGGCGCGCGGCCGCCCGCGCGCGCCGCGGGCCGCCTGGCCCGTCCCCCCGGGCCCGGGCGCGCCGAAGGGACCGGACGACGACCCCGACTTCCTGCGTGACCTCGACCGGCGGATGCGCGGCGACGACGTCGCCTGA
- a CDS encoding cytochrome c biogenesis CcdA family protein, producing MSDVVASGSLLLAVPIAVLAGVVSFLSPCVLPLVPGYLSYVTGMSADPRRGRLVLGASLFVAGFALVFVLSGALFGGLGSVLLGNADVITRVLGVLTIVLGLAFLGVLPGLMRDVRIHRLPAAGLAGAPLLGVVFGLGWTPCIGPTLAVVLTLGLNEGSAGRGALLAVAYALGLGLPFVGAALAYSRALRTFRAIRKHSRLITRIGGGMMVAVGVLLVTGLWGEMIAAMQGLIGAFEPVI from the coding sequence ATGAGTGACGTCGTCGCGTCGGGCTCGCTGCTGCTGGCCGTGCCGATCGCGGTGCTGGCCGGGGTGGTGTCGTTCCTGTCGCCGTGCGTGCTGCCGCTGGTGCCGGGCTACCTGTCGTACGTCACCGGGATGAGCGCCGACCCCAGACGGGGGCGGCTGGTGCTCGGGGCGTCGCTGTTCGTGGCCGGGTTCGCGCTGGTGTTCGTGCTCAGCGGGGCGCTGTTCGGCGGTCTCGGCTCGGTCCTGCTGGGCAACGCCGACGTCATCACCCGGGTGCTCGGCGTGCTCACCATCGTGCTCGGGCTCGCCTTCCTGGGCGTGCTGCCCGGGCTGATGCGCGACGTGCGCATCCACCGCCTGCCGGCCGCAGGGCTGGCGGGCGCGCCGCTGCTCGGGGTGGTGTTCGGGCTGGGCTGGACACCGTGCATCGGGCCCACGCTCGCCGTGGTGCTGACGCTGGGGCTCAACGAGGGCAGCGCGGGCCGGGGAGCGCTCCTGGCCGTCGCGTACGCCCTGGGCCTCGGCCTGCCCTTCGTGGGCGCGGCACTGGCCTACAGCAGGGCCCTGCGCACGTTCCGGGCCATCCGCAAGCACTCACGCCTGATCACCAGGATCGGCGGCGGCATGATGGTGGCCGTCGGCGTGCTGCTGGTGACCGGGCTCTGGGGAGAGATGATCGCCGCCATGCAGGGGCTGATCGGCGCGTTCGAGCCGGTGATCTGA
- the resB gene encoding cytochrome c biogenesis protein ResB, whose translation MSVQELEKEQAPKQAGFGPVAWLRWAWRTLTSMKTALILLFLLALGSVPGSLVPQRSVEPDKVAQIYEQSPVLAEWYDRLQLFEVFSSTWFAAVYLLLFTSLIGCIIPRTATFVRELRRKPPAAPKNLSRLPHAASFDSDLDVQQAARKLRKLRFRVVTGDGWVSAEKGYLREIGNLFFHIALLGVLVAIGAGALFGYRGNVLVVEGDGFANTVAAYDRFMPGNQVSAESLQPFSFTLSEFKVAYQVAGDKRGQALDYSAHLKVSDTPAAPARDYELKVNEPLEVDGTQMYLIGNGYAPVFKVTDGKGQVAFEGPVPCLIEQKATMTSGCVVKVPDAQPSQLGFLLQFLPTSVPLTNGDHASAFPGELNPEVKILGAFSGDLGVRSGKPQSVYELAEPEVLKKLKPLVMGSSAPKPLAVGQSMDLPDGLGKLEFTGVKEWITLQTSYDPGRFPALVAAATAVVAIALSLMIRRRRVFVRVSEGRAEVGGLTRTEGSAAGFAEEFADIVKVLSAGDKDVR comes from the coding sequence ATGAGCGTCCAGGAGCTGGAGAAGGAGCAGGCGCCCAAGCAGGCCGGGTTCGGCCCGGTGGCCTGGCTGCGCTGGGCGTGGCGCACGCTCACCTCGATGAAGACGGCGCTCATCCTGCTGTTCCTGCTGGCGCTGGGCTCGGTGCCCGGCTCGCTGGTGCCGCAGCGCAGCGTCGAGCCCGACAAGGTCGCCCAGATCTACGAGCAGAGCCCGGTGCTGGCCGAGTGGTACGACCGCCTTCAGCTCTTCGAGGTGTTCAGCTCGACCTGGTTCGCGGCCGTCTACCTGCTGCTGTTCACCTCGCTGATCGGCTGCATCATCCCGCGTACCGCGACCTTCGTGCGCGAGCTGCGCCGCAAGCCGCCCGCGGCCCCGAAGAACCTCTCCCGCCTGCCCCACGCGGCCTCGTTCGACAGCGACCTGGACGTCCAGCAGGCCGCCCGGAAGCTGCGCAAGCTGCGCTTCCGCGTCGTGACCGGCGACGGCTGGGTGTCGGCCGAGAAGGGGTACCTGCGCGAGATCGGCAACCTGTTCTTCCACATCGCCCTGCTCGGCGTGCTGGTGGCCATCGGCGCCGGCGCCCTGTTCGGCTACCGGGGGAACGTCCTGGTCGTGGAGGGCGACGGGTTCGCCAACACCGTGGCCGCCTACGACCGGTTCATGCCCGGCAACCAGGTCTCGGCCGAGTCGCTGCAGCCGTTCTCGTTCACGCTGTCGGAGTTCAAGGTGGCCTACCAGGTCGCCGGCGACAAGCGCGGCCAGGCGCTCGACTACTCGGCCCACCTCAAGGTCAGCGACACGCCCGCCGCGCCCGCCCGCGACTACGAGCTCAAGGTCAACGAGCCGCTCGAGGTCGACGGCACGCAGATGTACCTGATCGGCAACGGCTACGCGCCCGTGTTCAAGGTCACCGACGGGAAGGGGCAGGTGGCCTTCGAGGGGCCCGTGCCCTGCCTGATCGAGCAGAAGGCCACGATGACCTCGGGCTGCGTCGTCAAGGTGCCCGACGCGCAGCCGTCGCAGCTCGGGTTCCTGCTGCAGTTCCTGCCGACCAGCGTGCCGCTGACCAACGGCGACCACGCCTCGGCCTTCCCCGGCGAGCTCAACCCCGAGGTGAAGATCCTCGGCGCGTTCTCCGGCGACCTGGGCGTGCGCTCGGGCAAGCCGCAGTCGGTCTACGAGCTGGCCGAGCCCGAGGTGCTGAAGAAGCTCAAGCCGCTGGTCATGGGGTCCAGCGCGCCCAAGCCGCTGGCCGTGGGGCAGTCGATGGACCTGCCCGACGGGCTGGGCAAGCTGGAGTTCACCGGGGTCAAGGAGTGGATCACGCTCCAGACCTCCTACGACCCGGGGCGCTTCCCCGCCCTGGTGGCCGCCGCCACGGCCGTCGTCGCCATCGCGCTCTCGCTCATGATCCGCCGCCGGCGGGTCTTCGTACGCGTCTCCGAGGGCAGGGCCGAGGTGGGCGGCCTGACCCGTACCGAGGGCTCCGCGGCGGGCTTCGCCGAGGAGTTCGCCGACATCGTCAAGGTTCTATCAGCAGGAGACAAGGATGTCCGCTGA